The Clupea harengus chromosome 26, Ch_v2.0.2, whole genome shotgun sequence genome has a segment encoding these proteins:
- the LOC116219785 gene encoding zinc finger protein 271-like, whose translation MTNLRIHQRVHTGEKPHQCSTCGKAFSQISTLKTHQRIHTGEKPHHCSQCGKAFSQMSNLKKHQKIHSNDQLHLCTTCGKAFSQMSTLKTHQRIHTGEKPHQCSTCGKAFRQLSTLKGHLKIHTGEKPHQCSTCGKAFSKMFHLKTHQRIHTGEKPHRCSTCGKAFSRVSNLKTHQRIHTGEKPHQCSQCSKTYSQMSTLKRHQKIHTGEKPHQCSTCGKAFSKMSALKTHQRIHTGEKPHHCSTCGKAFSQLSNLKTHQKIHTGEKPHQCSTCGKAFSKMFHLKTHQRIHTGGKPHQCSTCGKAFSYMSNLKIHQRIHTGEKPHQCSTCGKAFSHKSHLKLHQRIHTGEKPHQCSTCGKAFSHMSHLKTHKMIHTGEKPHQCSTCGKAFSHKSHLKLHQRIHTGEKPHQCSTCGKAFNQLCDLKKHQKVHTGEKPYRCTTCGKYFRSSSDLTKHQIIHTREKPHQCSQCGKAFSHMCVLKTHQRIHTGEKPYQCSQCGKAFSRISVLKKHQMIHSNDVLP comes from the exons ATGACTAATCTCAGGATACACCAGAGggtccatactggggaaaagccacaccaatGCAGTAcctgtgggaaggcctttagtcaaatatctactctcaagacacaccagaggatccatactggggaaaagccccatcattgttctcaatgtggaaaggcctttagccaaatgtctaatctcaagaaacaccagaagatccattcaaatgat cag CTCCATCTGTgcactacatgtgggaaggcctttagtcaaatgtctactctcaagacacatcagaggatccatactggggaaaagccccatcagtgcagtacatgtgggaaggcctttaggcAATTGTCTACTCTCAAGGGACACctgaagatccatactggggaaaagccacatcagtgcagtacatgtgggaaggcctttagtaaaATGtttcatctcaagacacatcagaggatccatactggggaaaagccacaccggtgcagtacatgtgggaaggctttTAGTCGCGtgtctaatctcaagacacaccagaggatccatactggggaaaagccacatcagtgttctcagtgtagCAAGACCTATAGTCAGATGTCtactctcaagagacaccagaagatccatactggggaaaagccacaccagtgcagtacatgtggaaaggcctttagtaaaatgtctgctctcaagacacaccagaggatccatactggggaaaagccacaccactgcagtacatgtgggaaggcctttagtcaattgtctaatctcaagacacaccagaagatccatactggggaaaagccccatcaatgcagtacatgtgggaaggcctttagtaaaATGtttcatctcaagacacatcagaggatccatactgggggaaagccacaccagtgcagtacatgtgggaaggccttcagttacatgtctaatctcaagatacaccagaggatccatactggggaaaagccacatcagtgcagtacatgtgggaaggctttTAGTCACAAGTCTCATCTCAAgttacaccagaggatccatactggggaaaagccccatcagtgcagtacatgtgggaaggctttTAGTCacatgtctcatctcaagacacacaagatgatccatactggggaaaagccccatcagtgcagtacatgtgggaaggctttTAGTCACAAGTCTCATCTCAAgttacaccagaggatccatactggggaaaagccccatcagtgcagtacatgtgggaaggcctttaatcaattgtgtgatctcaagaaacaccagaaagTCCATACTGGCGAAAAGCCGTATCggtgtactacatgtggaaagtatttcaGGAGTAGCTCTGACCTCACCAAACATCAGATTATACATAcaagagaaaagccacatcagtgttcacagtgtggaaaggcctttagccataTGTGTGTTCTCAAGAcccaccagaggatccatacaggggaaaagccgtatcagtgttctcagtgtggaaaggcctttagccgaATATCTGTTCTCAAGAAGCATCAGATGATCCATTCcaatgatgtgctgccctga